CGTTCCTGCGGGCGGCCGAACTAGCCCGCAACGCCGGTATCCCGGTGCTGGGCGTCAATCTGGGCCGGATCGGCTTCCTAGCCGAAGCCGAGGCCGAGGCTATTGACTCCGTCTTGGAGCACATCGTCGCCAAGGATTACCGGATCGAGGACCGTCTGACACTGGATGTCGTTGTGCGCCAAGGTGGCAAGGTGATCGATCAAGGATGGGCCCTCAACGAGGCGAGCCTGGAGAAGGGCCCGAGGCTCGGAGTGCTCGGCGTGGTGGTCGAGATCGACGGGCGGCCGGTGTCCACCTTCGGCTGCGACGGCGTGCTCGTGTCGACACCCACCGGGTCCACCGCCTACGCTTTCTCCGCCGGTGGTCCGGTGCTTTGGCCTGACCTGGAGGCAATCCTGGTGTTGCCCAACAACGCTCACGCATTATTCGGCCGGCCGATGGTCACCAGCCCGGATGCTGCGATCGCGGTCGAGATCGAGGCTGACGGCCACGACGCTCTAGTGTTCTGCGACGGGCGCCGCGAGATGTTGGTTCCGGCCGGCAGCCGACTCGAGGTGAGTCGCGCTGTGACGCCGGTGAAATGGGCGCGGTTGGACAGTGCGCCATTCACCGACCGCTTGGTGACCAAGTTCCGGTTGCCCGTAACAGGTTGGCGCGGGCAGTAACTGGTGCTAACCGAGTTGAGAATCGAGTCGCTGGGCGCTATCAGCGTCGCGACCGCGGAGTTTGGTGACGGACTGACCGTACTTACCGGCGAGACCGGTACCGGCAAGACCATGGTGGTGACCGGCCTGCATCTGCTCGGCGGTGCCCGCGCCGACCCGACCCGCATCCGGTCTGGGTCCGACCGTGCGGTCGTTGAAGGTCGTTTCACCACAACCGATTTGGATCAGACGGTGTCCGTCGGACTGGACGGGATCCTGGACGCGTCCGGTGCCGAGCGGGATGAGGACGGCAGTGTGATCGCGATGCGCACAATGAACCGGGACGGCCCTTCGCGTGCTTATCTCGGTGGCCGCAGCGTGCCGGCGAAGTCGCTCAGCGGGTTCACCACCCAGTTGCTGGCCTTGCACGGACAGAATGACCAGCTGCGGTTGATGCGGCCCGACGAACAGCGTGCTGCCCTGGACCGGTTTGCGGCCGTCGGTCCCGCAGCAGAGCGATATCGCACGCTGCGCGATGCGTGGCTGTCGGCCCGGCGCGACCTCGCCGACCGCCGCGAGCGGGCCCGCGAACTCGCCCAGGAAGCTGACCGATTGAAGTTTGCCCTCGAAGAGATCGACGTCGTCGAACCGCAGCCCGGTGAGGACGACCTGCTGGTGGCCGACATCGTTCGTCTGTCAGAGCTGGACTCCCTGCGCGAAGCCGCGGCAGTCGCCCGTGAGGCGCTGTCCAGTTCCTCCGAGGATGCAATGGCGGCCACTGACACGCTTGGGCGGGCCCGCGCCGCACTGGAGGCAACCGGCGACGCCCGGCTGCGGGAGCTGGCCGATCAGATCGGTTCGGCGCTCACCGTGGTCCTGGACGCCGCCGGTGAACTGGGCGACTACCTGGAAG
The nucleotide sequence above comes from Mycobacterium vicinigordonae. Encoded proteins:
- a CDS encoding NAD kinase; protein product: MSTERVVLLVVHSGRDEATETARRVEKVLRDNNIELRALSAEAVDRGSLRMSPSDVRAVGIDIEVVDADPMAAEGCELVLVLGGDGTFLRAAELARNAGIPVLGVNLGRIGFLAEAEAEAIDSVLEHIVAKDYRIEDRLTLDVVVRQGGKVIDQGWALNEASLEKGPRLGVLGVVVEIDGRPVSTFGCDGVLVSTPTGSTAYAFSAGGPVLWPDLEAILVLPNNAHALFGRPMVTSPDAAIAVEIEADGHDALVFCDGRREMLVPAGSRLEVSRAVTPVKWARLDSAPFTDRLVTKFRLPVTGWRGQ
- the recN gene encoding DNA repair protein RecN, whose amino-acid sequence is MLTELRIESLGAISVATAEFGDGLTVLTGETGTGKTMVVTGLHLLGGARADPTRIRSGSDRAVVEGRFTTTDLDQTVSVGLDGILDASGAERDEDGSVIAMRTMNRDGPSRAYLGGRSVPAKSLSGFTTQLLALHGQNDQLRLMRPDEQRAALDRFAAVGPAAERYRTLRDAWLSARRDLADRRERARELAQEADRLKFALEEIDVVEPQPGEDDLLVADIVRLSELDSLREAAAVAREALSSSSEDAMAATDTLGRARAALEATGDARLRELADQIGSALTVVLDAAGELGDYLEGLPVDASALDAKLARQAQLRTLTRKYAADIDGVLQWAVESRERLAQLDVSEEGLAALEARVGQLGRELAQAATELGKARQKAAKKLAKEVTAELSGLAMDRAVFTIDVATDSCQPDDPAALTLPSGELVRAGADGIDVVEFGFAAHRGMSVLPLAKSASGGELSRVMLALEVVLSASATGTTMVFDEVDAGVGGWAAVQIGRRLARLARTHQVIVVTHLPQVAAYADVHLVVHSQGPKGASGVRRLDHDDRVAELARMLAGLGESDSGRAHARELLDTAQGEL